A stretch of the Salvelinus fontinalis isolate EN_2023a chromosome 22, ASM2944872v1, whole genome shotgun sequence genome encodes the following:
- the LOC129819702 gene encoding chloride channel protein 1-like, with protein MAADASERKALRYQQTLLYGEYSEHPSGSGRRREATRLLTERQWKKHDHHQHGHHLQHRHGHHHHSHHHGHPHSHTHGHGHHSRHRGRHHSDEAGPAHMATEQGNPLSIKKRRSYSKCRDCVARIQRFLVTKLGEDWIFLVLLGVSMALVSWTMDYTSAKSLQLYKWIHWELRGNVLLQYLAWVSYPMVLIMFASSFCHLVAPQAIGSGIPELKTILRGVVLKEYLTLKAFIAKVIGLTAGLGSGMPVGKEGPFVHIASICAAVLSKCMMFFSGVNQSPYCYTDILTVGCAVGVGCCFGTPLGGVLFSIEVTSTYFAVRNYWRGYFAATFSAFIFRVLSVFNKDAVTITALFRTKFRMDFPFDLQELPAFAIIGISCGFLGAFFVWLNRQVVLFMRKPNAMTRFLTRHRLIFPGVVTLVIATLTFPPGFGQFMAGELMPRECINSLFDNFTWTQIWRSPPPPGLGRSSAWLHPDVSVFVILLLFFVMKFWMSAVSTTMPIPSGAFMPVFILGASFGRLVGEIMAALFPHGILFDGILYRIIPGGYAVIGAAALTGAVTHTVSTAVICFELTGQISHILPMMVAVILANMVAQGLQPSLYDSIIQIKKLPYLPELGFGHISQYNIFVEDIMVRKVKFLSLQSTYRELIYLLDSISLKTIPLVDSTDSMILLGSIDRSELHALCDWWLSAERRIFRQEHCLQEQNQYAKDSWESFAFVDEDDEESGDKSTPVQEERNGPLPSPKPQEPSSNHTAPDKGPLQSVRRSLWNIFSSQDKQAEVQSQEPRANPLLSDTMTPEEIKEWEEAEMDKPMEIDQIRIDPSPFQLVERTSLHKTHTLFSLLGLSHAYVTSIGKLVGVVALKELQKAIEASTHSGVRLRTPLASFRNIRQKSSKPQTTSAPTAPSSPLSPAPVVPHAPAPPPPPTQEEEEMAVWIEGTRREVAEVNSSSSSSSSGTGSSSSNGSPSLPHSLPLPLTVALSIPLAASSTPLPALRAATEQQVEEEESDDEEPI; from the exons CTGTATGGGGAATACAGCGAGCACCCGAGTGGGTCTGGCCGCCGGAGAGAGGCCACCCGACTGCTAACAGAGAGACAATGGAAGAAACACGACCACCATCAACATGGTCACCATCTGCAGCATCGCCATGGCCACCATCACCACAGCCACCACCATGGCCACCCCCACAGTCACACACATGGACACGGGCACCACAGCAGGCACAGGGGTCGGCATCACTCGGATGAGGCAGGACCTGCACATATGGCTACAGAGCAAGGCAACCCTTTGTCTATAAAGAAACGCCGCTCCTACTCAAAGTGCAGAG ACTGTGTAGCGCGGATACAGAGGTTCCTGGTCACCAAGCTGGGAGAGGACTGGATCTTCCTGGTGCTGCTGGGTGTCTCAATGGCGCTGGTCAGCTGGACCATGGACTACACCAGCGCCAAGAGTCTACAAT TGTACAAGTGGATTCACTGGGAGCTGAGGGGTAATGTCCTGCTCCAGTACCTGGCTTGGGTCAGCTATCCTATGGTGCTCATCATGTTCGCCTCCTCCTTCTGCCACCTGGTTGCCCCACAAGCCATCG GCTCTGGTATTCCTGAGCTGAAGACCATTCTCAGAGGCGTAGTGCTGAAGGAGTATCTGACTCTCAAGGCTTTTATTGCCAAGGTCATTGGTCTGACTGCAGGTCTGGGCAGTGGGATGCCAGTGGGGAAAGAG GGCCCATTTGTTCATATAGCCAGCATCTGTGCTGCCGTGCTGAGCAAGTGTATGATGTTCTTCTCAGGAGTCAATCAG AGCCCATACTGCTACACAGACATCCTCACAGTTGGCTGTGCAGTTGGGGTGGGCTGCTGTTTCGGTACCCCTCTTGGAG GGGTGCTGTTCAGTATAGAGGTGACGTCCACTTACTTTGCTGTGAGGAACTACTGGAGAGGTTATTTTGCCGCCACCTTCAGTGCCTTCATATTCAGAGTGCTCTCTGTGTTCAACAAAGATGCAG TCACCATCACTGCTCTCTTCCGCACCAAGTTCCGCATGGATTTCCCCTTTGACCTCCAGGAGCTGCCAGCGTTTGCCATCATCGG GATCTCCTGTGGGTTCCTGGGGGCCTTCTTCGTCTGGCTGAACCGCCAGGTGGTGCTGTTCATGAGGAAACCCAATGCCATGACACGCTTCCTCACCAGACA CCGACTGATTTTCCCCGGTGTTGTGACCTTAGTGATAGCCACCTTGACCTTTCCCCCTGGATTTGGACAGTTCATGGCTGGAGAG CTGATGCCCAGAGAATGCATCAACTCACTGTTCGACAACTTCACCTGGACTCAAATCTGGcgctccccccctccccccggcCTGGGGCGCTCCTCTGCCTGGCTGCACCCCGACGTCAGCGTCTtcgtcatcctcctcctcttcttcgtcATGAAG TTTTGGATGTCTGCTGTTTCGACGACGATGCCCATCCCTTCTGGAGCCTTCATGCCTGTCTTCATACTCG GAGCCTCTTTCGGCCGACTGGTAGGGGAGATCATGGCTGCCCTCTTCCCCCACGGGATTCTGTTTGATGGAATCTTGTACCGCATCATCCCAGGAGGGTACGCTGTCATTG gaGCGGCTGCACTGACCGGGGCGGTGACCCACACGGTGTCCACGGCGGTGATCTGCTTCGAGCTGACGGGCCAGATCTCCCACATCCTGCCCATGATGGTGGCGGTGATCCTGGCCAACATGGTGGCCCAGGGCCTGCAGCCCTCGCTCTACGACTCCATCATCCAGATCAAGAAACTGCCTTACCTCCCTGAGCTGGGCTTTGGACACATCAG CCAGTACAACATCTTTGTGGAGGACATCATGGTTAGGAAAGTGAAGTTTCTCTCGTTACAGTCCACCTACAGGGAGTTGATATATCTCCTGGACTCCATTTCTCTCAAAACAATACCACTAGTGGATTCAACAG ATTCTATGATCTTATTGGGCTCCATCGACCGCTCAGAGCTCCACGCTCTCTGTGATTGGTGGCTCTCTGCAGAGAGGCGTATCTTCAGGCAGGAACACTGTTTACAGGAACAGAACCAGTATGCCAAAGACAGCTGGGAATCCTTTGCCTTTGTGGATGAAGACGATGAGGAGAGTGGAGATAAG AGCACCCCAGTTCAGGAAGAACGAAATGGCCCCCTGCCGTCCCCTAAACCGCAGGAGCCCTCGTCCAATCACACAGCTCCTG ACAAGGGCCCTCTTCAGTCCGTTAGGAGAAGTCTGTGGAATATATTCTCCTCCCAAGACAAACAGGCAGAGGTACAGTCACAG gAGCCTCGCGCCAACCCTCTCCTGTCCGATACGATGACACCAGAAGAG ATCAAAGAATGGGAGGAGGCTGAGATGGACAAGCCAATGGAAATTGATCAGATCCGAATAGATCCTTCCCCTTTTCAGCTGGTGGAGAGGACCTCACTGCACAAG acacacacactcttctcatTACTGGGCCTGAGTCATGCCTATGTCACCAGTATCGGAAAACTGGTGGGTGTTGTGGCACTTAAAGAG CTCCAGAAGGCCATAGAAGCCTCTACGCATAGCGGGGTCCGGCTACGCACCCCCCTGGCCAGCTTCCGCAACATCAGACAGAAGTCATCCAAGCCCCAGACAACCTCAGCCCCCACCgcaccctcctcccctctctcccccgctcccgtCGTCCCCCACGCCCCTGCACCGCCACCTCCCCCGacacaggaggaggaagagatggcGGTGTGGATCGAGGGCACGAGGCGGGAGGTAGCAGAGGTgaacagcagtagtagcagcagcagcagcggaacAGGGAGCAGCAGTAGCAACGGTAGCCCTTCGCTACCCCACTCGTTGCCCCTCCCCCTCACTGTCGCCCTCTCCATCCCGCTTGCtgcctcctccacccccctccccgCCCTCCGGGCTGCCACAGAGCAgcaagtggaggaggaggagagtgatgaTGAGGAGCCCATCTAG
- the LOC129819701 gene encoding TOX high mobility group box family member 3-like isoform X2: MEDTSSILPRLKRNSNAYGIGALAKSSLTGVSGVSRSMKDKVTKPTAMASGKVAHMIEWQSWNTPSIGTEGAVVTKIPTSQREKERRMESEMYSELSEGEKEARFTAGLMAQFALSEATLLGWRSMEEDGLCAGSKQGSVAHLSETNQESITSRDQAMHHSSADVWPNTYVAQGLYCLSSSDAWEPISNDPSGVASPAAYVMAGGGGGTPGEGYGEVDNVGGCIQQQQPQQLTLQQQSQLQLQQLQQIQLYQHQQLMLYQQQQAMEHRLHSANHSLQATPNSTIHSLGLPTHPRLADLWGSAQVEIVGHMSGPMADMVVGVVETLGEEPEEESECIPEQQEEEETKDDEVTLTLEPTLTPSPLREDATPIGGTSPQLARPEPTAERIPFVVTPCIVQSLEEKDEEVAKGSIVAVATN; this comes from the exons GCGTGTCCCGTTCCATGAAGGATAAAGTAACTAAGCCCACTGCCATGGCCTCGGGCAAAGTGGCTCACATGATCGAATGGCAGAGCTGGAACACACCATCCATTGGGACTGAAGGGGCTGTGGTCACCAAAATCCCAACCTCGCAACGTGAGAAGGAGAGGCGGATGGAGAGCGAAATGTACAGTGAACTCAGTGAAGGAGAAAAGGAGGCCCGCTTCACTGCAG GATTAATGGCACAATTTGCCTTATCGGAGGCTACTTTGCTGGGCTGGAGATCTATGGAGGAAGATGGCCTTTGTGCTGGCTCCAAACAAGGCAGTGTGGCCCACCTCAGTGAGACCAACCAGGAGAGCATCACCAGCAGAG ACCAGGCGATGCATCACTCCTCAGCCGACGTATGGCCCAACACCTACGTAGCCCAGGGCCTCTACTGCCTTTCCTCCTCCGACGCCTGGGAGCCAATTAGCAACGATCCCTCGGGCGTGGCCTCGCCGGCCGCCTACGTCATGgcaggtggtggaggagggacgCCCGGTGAGGGCTACGGTGAGGTGGACAATGTGGGGGGCTGCATCCAGCAGCAGCAGCCCCAACAGCTCACCCTGCAGCAGCAGAGCCAGCTGCAGCTCCAGCAGTTGCAGCAGATCCAGCTGTACCAGCACCAGCAGCTAATGCTCTATCAACAGCAACAG GCAATGGAACACAGACTACACAGTGCAAACCACTCCCTCCAAGCCACACCCAACAGCACCATCCACAGTCTAGGCCTGCCCACTCACCCTCGCCTGGCTGACCTATGGGGCTCTGCGCAGGTGGAGATTGTCGGACACATGAGCGGGCCAATGGCTGACATGGTTGTTGGTGTGGTCGAGACCTTGGGGGAGGAGCCAGAGGAGGAGAGCGAATGCATTCCAGAgcaacaggaagaggaggagactaaG GACGATGAGGTTACGTTAACCTTAGAACCAACTTTGACCCCGTCCCCGCTTAGAGAAGACGCCACCCCGATTGGAGGCACCAGTCCACAACTAGCACGCCCAGAACCAACGGCAGAACGCATACCCTTTGTGGTCACACCCTGCATTGTCCAATCGTTGGAGGAGAAGGACGAAGAGGTGGCCAAGGGGTCTATTGTTGCCGTGGCGACCAATTAA
- the LOC129819701 gene encoding TOX high mobility group box family member 3-like isoform X1, which produces MEDTSSILPRLKRNSNAYGIGALAKSSLTGVSRSMKDKVTKPTAMASGKVAHMIEWQSWNTPSIGTEGAVVTKIPTSQREKERRMESEMYSELSEGEKEARFTAGLMAQFALSEATLLGWRSMEEDGLCAGSKQGSVAHLSETNQESITSRDQAMHHSSADVWPNTYVAQGLYCLSSSDAWEPISNDPSGVASPAAYVMAGGGGGTPGEGYGEVDNVGGCIQQQQPQQLTLQQQSQLQLQQLQQIQLYQHQQLMLYQQQQAMEHRLHSANHSLQATPNSTIHSLGLPTHPRLADLWGSAQVEIVGHMSGPMADMVVGVVETLGEEPEEESECIPEQQEEEETKDDEVTLTLEPTLTPSPLREDATPIGGTSPQLARPEPTAERIPFVVTPCIVQSLEEKDEEVAKGSIVAVATN; this is translated from the exons GCGTGTCCCGTTCCATGAAGGATAAAGTAACTAAGCCCACTGCCATGGCCTCGGGCAAAGTGGCTCACATGATCGAATGGCAGAGCTGGAACACACCATCCATTGGGACTGAAGGGGCTGTGGTCACCAAAATCCCAACCTCGCAACGTGAGAAGGAGAGGCGGATGGAGAGCGAAATGTACAGTGAACTCAGTGAAGGAGAAAAGGAGGCCCGCTTCACTGCAG GATTAATGGCACAATTTGCCTTATCGGAGGCTACTTTGCTGGGCTGGAGATCTATGGAGGAAGATGGCCTTTGTGCTGGCTCCAAACAAGGCAGTGTGGCCCACCTCAGTGAGACCAACCAGGAGAGCATCACCAGCAGAG ACCAGGCGATGCATCACTCCTCAGCCGACGTATGGCCCAACACCTACGTAGCCCAGGGCCTCTACTGCCTTTCCTCCTCCGACGCCTGGGAGCCAATTAGCAACGATCCCTCGGGCGTGGCCTCGCCGGCCGCCTACGTCATGgcaggtggtggaggagggacgCCCGGTGAGGGCTACGGTGAGGTGGACAATGTGGGGGGCTGCATCCAGCAGCAGCAGCCCCAACAGCTCACCCTGCAGCAGCAGAGCCAGCTGCAGCTCCAGCAGTTGCAGCAGATCCAGCTGTACCAGCACCAGCAGCTAATGCTCTATCAACAGCAACAG GCAATGGAACACAGACTACACAGTGCAAACCACTCCCTCCAAGCCACACCCAACAGCACCATCCACAGTCTAGGCCTGCCCACTCACCCTCGCCTGGCTGACCTATGGGGCTCTGCGCAGGTGGAGATTGTCGGACACATGAGCGGGCCAATGGCTGACATGGTTGTTGGTGTGGTCGAGACCTTGGGGGAGGAGCCAGAGGAGGAGAGCGAATGCATTCCAGAgcaacaggaagaggaggagactaaG GACGATGAGGTTACGTTAACCTTAGAACCAACTTTGACCCCGTCCCCGCTTAGAGAAGACGCCACCCCGATTGGAGGCACCAGTCCACAACTAGCACGCCCAGAACCAACGGCAGAACGCATACCCTTTGTGGTCACACCCTGCATTGTCCAATCGTTGGAGGAGAAGGACGAAGAGGTGGCCAAGGGGTCTATTGTTGCCGTGGCGACCAATTAA